In the genome of Calditrichota bacterium, one region contains:
- a CDS encoding ABC transporter ATP-binding protein encodes MIEIEHLKKSFDSKPVLRDVNLSIQRGKVTVIIGRSGCGKSVLLKLILGLIKPDAGKIFVEGQEVTHMNQEEIYKMRRKFGMLFQNAALFDSMTVEENMALPLIEHSDLSYDVIQKRVREKLSMVGLPGIENLKPAELSGGMKKRVGLARALMMEPEIVLYDEPTTGLDPIMSDVIDNVVIGFNKNLGITSIVVTHDMKSVYKIADRVAMIQRGVVLFDGTPEELRQTDDPVVRQFIEGKAEGPIKINREIIYTRREEEEKLF; translated from the coding sequence ATGATCGAAATTGAACATTTAAAAAAGAGCTTTGATTCCAAACCCGTTCTGCGGGATGTCAATCTTTCCATTCAACGGGGCAAGGTTACCGTCATTATTGGTCGGTCCGGGTGCGGGAAAAGTGTGCTGCTGAAACTGATTCTGGGGCTTATAAAGCCGGATGCGGGGAAAATTTTTGTAGAGGGACAGGAAGTCACCCACATGAATCAGGAAGAAATCTACAAAATGCGGCGTAAATTCGGAATGCTTTTTCAAAATGCGGCCCTTTTTGATTCCATGACGGTGGAAGAAAATATGGCGCTCCCGCTGATTGAACATTCGGACCTCTCTTACGATGTCATTCAAAAGCGGGTTCGCGAAAAATTAAGTATGGTGGGTCTTCCGGGAATAGAAAATCTAAAACCCGCGGAGCTTTCCGGGGGAATGAAAAAGCGCGTGGGGCTGGCGCGTGCGCTTATGATGGAGCCCGAAATCGTTCTTTACGACGAACCGACCACCGGTTTGGATCCCATTATGTCGGATGTGATTGACAATGTCGTCATTGGGTTCAACAAGAATTTGGGGATCACATCCATTGTGGTGACGCACGATATGAAAAGTGTTTACAAAATTGCCGATCGGGTAGCCATGATTCAGCGCGGGGTGGTTTTATTCGACGGTACACCGGAAGAGCTCCGGCAGACGGACGATCCCGTTGTCAGGCAATTTATTGAGGGAAAAGCGGAAGGGCCGATCAAGATTAATCGGGAAATTATTTACACGCGCCGCGAGGAAGAAGAGAAGCTGTTCTAA
- the radA gene encoding DNA repair protein RadA produces the protein MAAQKKKKEKTRFVCQECGYDSPRWLGRCPACGAWNSFVEEKQTRPAVSQRYRGFEQSRPVLLSEISLEKRPRLLSGSEEFNRALGGGIVPGSIILLSGDPGIGKSTLLLQRMAEFANSGLKTLYVSGEESVQQTRMRADRLGLKSDNLFLYSEIDLSAVLETIESLQPEIVVVDSIQTIYNPEFESAPGSVSQVRECALRLMQLAKTTGIPIILVGHVTKEGAIAGPRVLEHMVDALLYLEGDRQYQYRILRTVKNRFGSTNELGVFEVRENGLRDVSNPSELFLSTDRENLSGLAVTCTIEGTRPILVEIQALTSQSGFGMPQRTAAGIDHRRLSLLLAVLEKRAGLRIGSFDVFVKVAGGLRLDEPAADLAVALAIASGFRNRVVHPKAVLVGEVGLGGDIRSVSQIDRRVLEAERLGFEKILVPKKSQEAISRKPGIDLIEIKTIREALEAALE, from the coding sequence ATGGCTGCTCAAAAGAAGAAAAAAGAAAAGACCCGTTTTGTGTGCCAGGAGTGCGGTTACGATTCCCCCCGGTGGCTTGGGCGGTGTCCGGCTTGCGGGGCCTGGAACAGCTTTGTGGAGGAAAAACAGACAAGGCCTGCCGTTTCTCAAAGATACAGGGGATTTGAACAATCCCGCCCGGTTCTTCTGTCGGAAATTTCTCTGGAAAAAAGGCCCCGACTTTTATCGGGAAGCGAGGAATTCAACCGGGCTCTTGGCGGCGGCATCGTCCCCGGTTCAATTATCCTGCTCAGCGGCGATCCGGGAATAGGAAAGTCGACACTGCTCTTGCAGAGAATGGCTGAATTTGCAAATTCAGGTCTGAAAACTCTCTACGTTTCAGGAGAGGAGTCCGTTCAGCAAACACGCATGCGGGCTGACCGGCTTGGACTAAAAAGCGACAATCTGTTTTTGTACTCGGAGATTGATCTGTCCGCTGTTTTGGAGACCATCGAGTCACTACAGCCGGAAATAGTGGTGGTCGATTCAATCCAGACCATTTACAATCCGGAATTTGAAAGTGCCCCGGGCAGTGTGAGTCAGGTGCGGGAATGTGCGCTTCGTCTGATGCAATTGGCCAAAACCACAGGCATCCCCATTATCCTCGTGGGGCACGTCACAAAGGAAGGCGCCATTGCCGGGCCGCGGGTGCTGGAACACATGGTGGATGCGCTGCTCTATCTCGAAGGCGACCGGCAGTACCAGTATCGGATTCTTCGAACCGTCAAGAATCGGTTTGGATCGACCAACGAATTGGGGGTGTTTGAGGTTCGGGAAAACGGGCTTCGGGATGTGTCCAATCCCTCCGAACTCTTTTTGTCAACCGACCGGGAAAACCTGTCCGGATTGGCGGTAACCTGCACGATCGAGGGAACCCGGCCTATTTTAGTGGAAATTCAGGCTCTCACGTCTCAGTCGGGTTTTGGCATGCCCCAGAGAACAGCAGCGGGAATCGATCATCGGAGATTGTCGCTTCTTTTGGCGGTTTTGGAAAAGCGAGCCGGACTTCGAATCGGGTCGTTTGATGTCTTTGTGAAGGTGGCAGGCGGATTGCGTCTGGATGAACCGGCTGCGGACCTGGCCGTGGCTCTTGCCATTGCCTCCGGTTTTCGCAATCGGGTGGTTCATCCCAAAGCCGTTCTGGTTGGGGAAGTCGGATTGGGAGGGGACATCCGGTCGGTTTCGCAAATTGACCGCCGGGTTTTGGAGGCCGAACGGCTGGGATTTGAAAAGATTCTTGTTCCCAAAAAATCGCAGGAGGCCATTTCACGGAAACCAGGCATTGATTTAATTGAGATCAAAACAATTCGAGAGGCTCTTGAAGCCGCGTTGGAATAA
- a CDS encoding methionyl-tRNA formyltransferase, protein MRVVFMGTPDFAIPTLQALLKSKHHVVGVVTREDKPKGRGLRVEPPPVKVFALKEGLPVLQPESLKEPEFLQQLQNWKADVFVVVAFRILPPDVFTIPPVGTINLHASLLPKYRGAAPIQWALINGETETGVTTFFIDEHVDTGTILLQEKIAIRPDDTAEELHNRLSVLGAQVVVRTLDLLEKGKLQPRPQVGTPTRAPKIQKNDCEIDWSLPAEKIVNLIRGLSPAPGAFTHLEGKLLKIFRAKVVSDVEAGHFVPGEVVDTSAQNGLVVAAGKGAVALLELQLAGKKRLPAADFLRGHPLQTGTVLGMKQLRIAKSPP, encoded by the coding sequence GTGCGAGTTGTTTTTATGGGAACGCCTGATTTTGCAATCCCAACGCTTCAGGCGCTTCTCAAAAGCAAACATCACGTTGTGGGTGTTGTTACCCGGGAAGACAAACCAAAAGGACGAGGACTTCGCGTAGAGCCTCCGCCCGTTAAAGTGTTTGCTCTGAAAGAGGGGTTGCCGGTTCTTCAGCCGGAATCCCTTAAAGAGCCCGAATTCTTGCAACAGCTGCAAAATTGGAAAGCGGATGTTTTTGTGGTGGTGGCCTTTCGGATTTTGCCGCCGGACGTATTCACAATTCCTCCGGTCGGAACCATTAATCTGCACGCGTCGCTGCTCCCGAAATACCGGGGGGCTGCGCCGATCCAATGGGCTTTGATTAATGGTGAAACAGAAACGGGTGTGACAACGTTTTTTATTGACGAACACGTGGACACCGGGACGATTCTTCTTCAGGAAAAAATAGCCATCCGGCCAGACGACACGGCTGAGGAATTGCACAACCGGTTGTCGGTCCTTGGAGCCCAGGTAGTTGTTCGTACCCTGGATTTGCTGGAAAAAGGCAAATTGCAGCCGAGGCCGCAAGTTGGTACTCCTACCCGGGCGCCAAAAATCCAAAAAAACGATTGTGAAATTGACTGGAGTCTCCCGGCTGAAAAAATTGTGAATCTGATTCGCGGTCTTTCACCGGCACCCGGGGCCTTTACCCATCTTGAAGGAAAGCTTCTAAAAATATTTCGGGCAAAGGTTGTTTCGGATGTGGAAGCGGGTCATTTTGTTCCGGGAGAAGTTGTGGATACCAGCGCGCAAAACGGACTTGTTGTAGCGGCGGGCAAAGGGGCGGTGGCTCTTTTGGAGCTCCAATTGGCAGGGAAAAAACGGTTGCCGGCTGCCGATTTTTTGCGCGGACATCCGTTGCAAACGGGAACCGTTCTGGGTATGAAACAGCTGCGCATTGCTAAAAGCCCACCCTAA
- a CDS encoding cytochrome c biogenesis protein ResB produces MTKKKERSIWAGVWDLFRSFKLAIFLLIILGVLSIISLVLGELLNTRFPNWDVYYAKRFGEGMFHIMKAIGVFNPFHSYIYQFFLVLLAANIVICTFSRFKYYIHQAVSKSFRKTSDDFRNVNLKTNLELKGDSEKILSNIRSIFKKRFFKFYTSKEDGHVAAFATRGGFSRFGFILIHLGLLILLVGGVITSKFGYSVYKWGGKGDFIQAPGSHFWVRVDDFKIITNPKGQIKDYLATLTVVENGKDVLTKKIEVNRPLRYKGFNFYQSSYSLNARAIESAKLKIVSLDGKEDTTVTIPFKERVKLKGTPYSIEATDFVADFRLENNKVYSASAQPRNPAVEISVFKGDSLLYKEWLFLYFPDLHKLANAKFKTHLVSFRGAYMTGLEVTTNPGAGLILFGIAMMTLGIILSFYMYHKRYWILLESAKNGRVKLLIGGASAKGRRDFRREMDEIVKEIKHIS; encoded by the coding sequence ATGACAAAGAAAAAAGAGCGAAGTATTTGGGCAGGGGTTTGGGACCTTTTTCGATCATTTAAATTAGCAATTTTCTTATTGATTATTTTGGGGGTTTTATCGATTATTTCCCTGGTTCTGGGGGAACTCCTTAACACACGCTTTCCGAATTGGGATGTTTATTACGCCAAACGATTTGGCGAAGGGATGTTCCATATCATGAAAGCCATTGGTGTTTTCAATCCCTTTCACTCCTATATTTACCAATTTTTTCTTGTTCTTCTTGCTGCCAATATCGTTATTTGCACGTTCTCCCGTTTTAAATATTACATTCATCAGGCGGTCTCAAAAAGTTTTCGGAAAACTTCCGATGATTTCAGGAATGTCAATCTGAAAACCAATCTTGAGCTCAAAGGAGATTCGGAAAAGATTCTTTCCAATATTCGCTCGATTTTTAAAAAGCGATTTTTTAAATTCTACACATCGAAAGAAGATGGCCACGTGGCCGCTTTTGCCACACGGGGGGGATTTTCACGGTTTGGGTTTATCCTGATTCACTTGGGATTGCTGATTCTTTTGGTTGGGGGTGTTATCACGTCCAAATTTGGATATTCCGTTTACAAATGGGGCGGAAAGGGAGACTTCATTCAGGCACCGGGTTCGCATTTTTGGGTCAGAGTGGATGATTTTAAGATTATTACCAATCCCAAGGGGCAGATCAAGGATTACCTGGCCACGTTAACGGTTGTTGAAAACGGGAAGGATGTTCTGACCAAAAAGATTGAAGTAAATCGACCGTTGCGGTACAAGGGATTTAATTTCTATCAGAGTTCCTATTCTCTGAATGCCCGGGCCATTGAGTCGGCGAAACTAAAGATTGTTTCGCTGGATGGAAAAGAGGATACCACAGTGACGATTCCCTTTAAAGAACGAGTGAAACTGAAGGGCACACCCTATTCGATAGAGGCAACGGATTTTGTTGCTGATTTCCGCCTTGAGAATAATAAGGTGTATTCGGCCTCGGCCCAACCGCGAAATCCGGCCGTGGAAATTTCTGTTTTTAAAGGTGATTCACTCCTGTACAAGGAATGGCTCTTTCTCTATTTTCCGGATTTGCACAAGTTGGCGAATGCGAAATTTAAAACCCACCTGGTCTCATTCAGAGGGGCTTATATGACCGGTTTGGAAGTGACAACAAATCCCGGAGCCGGCCTTATTCTATTCGGGATCGCCATGATGACCCTGGGCATTATCCTATCCTTCTATATGTACCATAAACGCTATTGGATACTGTTGGAATCGGCCAAAAATGGAAGGGTCAAATTGCTCATCGGTGGAGCTTCGGCAAAAGGCAGGCGGGATTTCCGGCGCGAAATGGATGAAATTGTAAAAGAAATCAAACATATTTCATAA
- the ccsB gene encoding c-type cytochrome biogenesis protein CcsB, which yields MQQPGDVMYFWISFILYLLGFLSFTLYLAFKNKVITTTAISAMVAGFIFHTIALTIRWVQAKHSPFSNMYEYMSSMAWMAVLLFLIFLWKYRKPIIGSFVSPIPVMLMAAASIMPKEISQQLMPALQSYWFEIHVSMAVLAEGAFAVAFGVSIMYLLRQKMGDNPNIKSLPSLELLDDINYKAISIGYPLFTVGALFAGAIWAYNAWGNFWSWDPKETGALIIWLFYTVYLHARYQRGWRGNKAAWMSIIGFLMALASFFGNLVVGGMHAYV from the coding sequence ATGCAGCAGCCTGGCGATGTGATGTATTTTTGGATCTCTTTCATTCTTTATCTTTTGGGATTTTTGTCCTTTACGCTGTATCTGGCATTCAAAAATAAAGTCATTACGACGACGGCTATTTCTGCAATGGTTGCAGGCTTCATTTTTCATACAATTGCCCTGACCATTCGTTGGGTACAGGCGAAGCACTCTCCCTTTTCCAATATGTACGAATACATGTCTTCCATGGCCTGGATGGCGGTGCTGCTTTTTTTGATTTTTCTCTGGAAGTACAGAAAGCCGATTATCGGTTCATTTGTTTCTCCGATTCCGGTCATGTTAATGGCGGCGGCTTCAATTATGCCCAAGGAAATTTCACAGCAATTAATGCCCGCTTTGCAGAGTTACTGGTTTGAGATTCACGTATCGATGGCGGTTTTGGCAGAAGGGGCATTTGCTGTGGCCTTTGGTGTCAGTATCATGTATTTGCTTCGACAAAAAATGGGGGACAATCCCAACATCAAATCTCTTCCCAGTCTGGAGCTTCTGGATGATATCAATTACAAAGCCATTAGTATCGGCTATCCTCTATTTACGGTGGGAGCGCTTTTTGCCGGGGCCATCTGGGCATACAATGCCTGGGGAAATTTCTGGAGCTGGGATCCAAAAGAGACCGGTGCACTGATCATCTGGCTCTTTTATACGGTTTACCTGCATGCGCGTTACCAGAGAGGGTGGCGCGGCAACAAGGCCGCCTGGATGTCCATTATTGGATTTTTAATGGCACTGGCATCCTTCTTTGGAAATTTAGTGGTAGGCGGTATGCATGCCTACGTTTAG
- the tgt gene encoding tRNA guanosine(34) transglycosylase Tgt, which produces MKPFFELIAEDPKTGARAGVLHTDHGDVETPVFMPVGTQGTVKTQSPQELLENKAQIILGNTYHLYLRPGGDLIRKAGGLHPFISWPKAILTDSGGYQVFSLSDLRKLSSEGVRFQSHVDGSKHLFTPESVVDIQRQLGPDIMMALDECTPYPCTVEYAKKSHELTVEWAKRSKEQFEKTQALYGYRQFQFGINQGSTYRELRQENLEELLALDFDGYAIGGLAVGEPKSELYEITEFVAAQIPKNKPRYLMGVGKPEDLVEVIARGVDMFDCVMPTRNARNGTVFTREGRLVIKNATYKDDFRPIDETCSCATCRNFSRAYIRHLFSVGEVLALRLATYHNIHFYLDLVHRARKAILRGQFKEFREEFYSNYHVIEVNQHQKPIKRRK; this is translated from the coding sequence TTGAAACCCTTTTTTGAATTAATTGCAGAAGATCCGAAAACGGGCGCACGGGCGGGTGTCCTGCATACCGATCACGGCGATGTGGAAACACCTGTTTTTATGCCTGTCGGAACCCAGGGAACCGTTAAAACACAATCGCCGCAGGAGCTTCTCGAAAATAAGGCCCAAATTATTCTGGGGAATACGTACCATTTGTATCTGCGCCCCGGGGGGGATTTAATTCGGAAAGCCGGTGGGCTGCACCCGTTCATAAGCTGGCCAAAGGCCATTCTAACGGATAGCGGGGGATACCAGGTGTTCAGTTTATCCGACCTGCGCAAACTGAGTTCGGAAGGGGTGCGCTTTCAATCGCATGTGGACGGCTCGAAACATTTATTCACTCCGGAAAGTGTTGTGGATATTCAAAGACAGCTTGGTCCGGATATCATGATGGCGCTGGACGAGTGCACGCCCTATCCGTGTACAGTCGAGTATGCAAAAAAATCGCATGAATTAACCGTCGAATGGGCAAAACGGTCTAAAGAGCAGTTTGAAAAAACGCAGGCATTGTACGGATATCGTCAATTTCAGTTTGGCATTAATCAGGGCAGTACGTACCGGGAATTGCGGCAGGAGAATCTGGAAGAGCTGCTTGCCCTGGATTTTGACGGATATGCTATTGGGGGTCTTGCTGTAGGAGAGCCTAAATCGGAATTATATGAAATTACGGAATTTGTGGCTGCACAAATTCCCAAAAACAAGCCCCGCTATTTAATGGGTGTGGGGAAACCGGAGGATCTGGTTGAAGTGATTGCGCGAGGTGTCGACATGTTTGACTGCGTGATGCCCACACGAAATGCCCGGAATGGCACGGTTTTTACCCGGGAAGGACGGCTGGTTATCAAGAATGCGACGTACAAAGACGATTTTCGTCCGATTGATGAAACGTGTTCGTGTGCCACATGCCGTAATTTTTCAAGGGCGTACATCCGGCACTTGTTTTCTGTGGGAGAGGTGTTGGCGCTTCGGTTGGCAACATACCACAATATTCATTTTTATCTGGACCTGGTTCACAGGGCCCGAAAGGCCATTCTCAGGGGACAGTTTAAAGAGTTTCGCGAAGAATTCTATTCCAATTATCACGTAATCGAGGTCAATCAACATCAAAAACCAATTAAGAGGAGGAAGTAA
- a CDS encoding citrate (Si)-synthase: protein MSALKEKLFEKIQAHRPRTTRLVKEFGDVHLSDVTIGQAIGGMRGVKCLVTDISYLDPMEGIRFRGYTIPEVLEKLPKVPNGEMPYVEGHVYLLLTGDIPTEKEVKEVADEFKERQHVPQYVFDVLRAMPRDTHPMTMFSAALLAMQRESVFAKRYAEGMNKMDYWDPAYEDMLNLLAKLPQIAAYIYRMKYRGDTIIPPDPALDFGGNFAHMMGIDKPYDDVARLYFILHSDHESGNVSAHTGHLIASALSDPYYAISGMLDGLAGPLHGLANQEVLRWIQGVMEKMGGKEPTEEEMKKFVWDTLNSGQVIPGFGHAVLRKTDPRYQAQREFCLKHLPDDPIFKYVDMLYKVVPPILKEQGKAKNPWPNVDAQSGVIQWHYGLKEYDYYTVLFGVGRAIGVLSNIVWDRALGYPIERPKSVTTDMLEEAAGIKK, encoded by the coding sequence ATGAGTGCGTTAAAGGAAAAGTTGTTTGAAAAGATCCAGGCGCATCGGCCAAGAACTACACGGCTTGTTAAAGAGTTTGGTGATGTTCATCTGAGCGATGTAACCATCGGACAGGCCATTGGCGGAATGCGGGGCGTAAAATGCCTGGTTACGGACATTTCCTATTTAGATCCCATGGAAGGAATTCGATTTCGCGGATACACGATTCCCGAAGTTTTGGAAAAGCTGCCCAAGGTACCCAATGGTGAGATGCCCTACGTGGAAGGACATGTTTACCTTCTCTTAACGGGCGACATTCCGACAGAAAAAGAGGTAAAAGAGGTTGCCGACGAATTTAAAGAACGCCAGCATGTCCCTCAATATGTTTTTGACGTTCTTCGGGCGATGCCGCGGGACACCCACCCGATGACGATGTTTTCGGCGGCTCTTTTGGCCATGCAGCGGGAATCCGTTTTTGCCAAACGCTACGCCGAAGGCATGAACAAGATGGATTATTGGGACCCGGCCTATGAAGATATGCTGAATTTGCTGGCCAAACTGCCACAAATTGCCGCCTATATCTATCGGATGAAATACCGGGGTGACACAATTATTCCCCCGGATCCCGCCCTGGATTTCGGAGGAAATTTTGCCCACATGATGGGAATTGACAAGCCTTATGATGATGTGGCCCGTTTGTATTTTATCTTGCACAGCGACCATGAAAGCGGCAATGTCAGTGCGCATACCGGCCACCTGATTGCCAGCGCCCTTTCCGATCCCTACTATGCTATTTCCGGAATGTTGGATGGTCTGGCGGGTCCGTTGCATGGTCTGGCCAACCAGGAGGTTCTTCGCTGGATTCAGGGTGTTATGGAGAAAATGGGTGGAAAAGAACCCACCGAAGAAGAAATGAAGAAATTCGTCTGGGATACCCTGAATTCGGGACAGGTGATTCCCGGTTTTGGTCATGCTGTTTTGCGGAAAACCGATCCACGCTATCAGGCACAGCGCGAATTCTGCCTCAAGCATCTGCCCGACGATCCGATATTCAAATATGTGGATATGCTTTACAAGGTGGTTCCGCCGATCTTGAAAGAACAGGGCAAAGCCAAAAACCCGTGGCCGAATGTCGATGCACAGTCCGGTGTTATTCAATGGCACTATGGATTGAAGGAATACGACTACTACACCGTTCTGTTTGGTGTGGGACGTGCGATCGGCGTTTTGTCAAACATTGTCTGGGATCGGGCATTGGGATACCCCATCGAACGTCCAAAATCTGTCACAACGGACATGCTGGAAGAAGCGGCCGGCATCAAAAAATAA
- the yajC gene encoding preprotein translocase subunit YajC has translation MMALLPFILIFVVIWLFMIRPQSKKQKEVQAMLKSLQKGDKVVTIGGIVGTISGFKEADDTIILKISDNTKIEITRAAVAKKLS, from the coding sequence ATGATGGCTTTGTTGCCTTTTATTTTAATTTTTGTCGTGATCTGGTTGTTCATGATTCGGCCCCAATCGAAAAAACAAAAGGAAGTGCAGGCCATGCTGAAATCTCTGCAGAAGGGGGATAAGGTGGTCACGATTGGCGGCATTGTGGGAACGATTTCGGGTTTTAAGGAAGCCGATGATACCATTATTTTGAAAATTTCGGACAATACGAAAATTGAAATTACCCGTGCAGCCGTCGCCAAAAAGTTAAGCTAA
- a CDS encoding ABC transporter permease: protein MRVLYFFLRFIGKKSLTFVSESGTAFILFVKSMRALSYVVKDRHLVFEQMYEIGVRSLPLVITVGIFTGAVSAWQAAYQFKGYLPLSFVGPATAKAIFIELGPVLTALVLAGRVGASIAAELGSMKVTEQIDALETLAIDPIRFLAMPRILASTTMMPILVIFSDLIALIGAFLVSNMLLHISTEVFFNGVKEYFIVYDVLSGLVKALVFGATTAIAGCYIGFETTGGAEGVGRSTIKAFVISSALILMNDYIIAMVLF, encoded by the coding sequence ATGCGCGTACTGTATTTTTTCTTGCGTTTTATCGGTAAAAAATCACTCACATTTGTTTCCGAATCCGGAACGGCCTTTATTCTCTTCGTCAAATCCATGCGGGCTCTTTCGTATGTGGTTAAGGACCGGCACCTTGTATTTGAGCAAATGTATGAAATTGGCGTGCGATCTTTACCGCTGGTTATTACGGTTGGCATTTTTACGGGGGCCGTTTCGGCATGGCAGGCCGCGTACCAGTTTAAGGGATATCTGCCGCTCTCTTTCGTGGGGCCGGCTACCGCCAAGGCTATTTTTATTGAATTGGGGCCGGTACTGACGGCACTTGTTTTGGCCGGTCGGGTGGGTGCTTCCATTGCAGCCGAATTGGGCTCGATGAAGGTGACCGAGCAAATTGATGCGCTGGAAACACTTGCGATCGATCCCATTCGCTTTTTGGCCATGCCGCGGATTTTGGCGTCCACAACGATGATGCCCATTCTGGTCATTTTTTCTGATCTGATTGCCCTGATCGGTGCCTTTTTGGTCAGTAATATGTTGCTGCACATTTCAACGGAAGTTTTTTTTAATGGGGTAAAGGAATATTTTATTGTTTATGATGTGTTAAGCGGTTTGGTGAAGGCTCTGGTATTTGGAGCAACCACAGCCATTGCCGGTTGTTATATCGGATTTGAGACCACAGGCGGAGCCGAGGGGGTGGGACGCTCCACCATTAAGGCATTTGTCATTTCCTCGGCACTGATTCTTATGAACGATTACATCATTGCGATGGTTTTATTCTAA
- the rsmB gene encoding 16S rRNA (cytosine(967)-C(5))-methyltransferase RsmB, with translation MFTQDSKDSEQTKGRWVAVWTLVQFWKRKTFLAKYLHSEFRKNRVPPIDRPFVTELVQGTVRWHLYLDWILRQFVHNQYDKLPDVIHAILQISLYQKLFLTKIPDYAIVNEAIKLTRQGHQEKLVGFVNGVLRNVLRNVDEIDYPDEREDPVQALSVLFSFPEWMVRRWTERYGVEFTRSLLEALNRPPATSVRVNTLKITPEDYFEILQDEGFHPQFGLYLREFLLVHKSRWVEKFPFYHEGNFSIQDESAGLVAHVLDPQPGETILDMCSAPGGKTTHIAELMRNQGRVIAVDLYAHRLQVVEENAKRLGLDCITSLVADGLTLSLEPVDRVLVDAPCSGLGVIAKKPEIKWRRTPRDIREMADLQSGLLENAARLVKKGGILVYSTCTIEPEENDHQIEKFLENHKDFVLEPPDAFVGEKVTDSGKWVKTFPHIHGVDGSFVARLKRI, from the coding sequence ATGTTTACCCAAGACTCAAAAGACAGTGAGCAAACCAAAGGTCGCTGGGTGGCCGTTTGGACATTGGTGCAGTTCTGGAAAAGAAAAACGTTCCTTGCAAAGTATCTTCACTCGGAGTTTCGAAAAAACCGCGTTCCGCCGATTGATCGTCCGTTTGTAACAGAATTGGTACAGGGTACGGTACGCTGGCACTTGTACCTGGATTGGATTCTCCGGCAGTTTGTTCATAATCAATATGACAAATTACCGGATGTCATTCATGCCATTCTGCAGATTAGTCTGTACCAGAAATTGTTCTTAACCAAGATTCCTGATTATGCCATCGTAAATGAAGCGATTAAACTGACCCGCCAGGGCCATCAGGAAAAGTTGGTGGGATTTGTGAACGGGGTTCTCAGAAATGTCCTGAGAAATGTGGACGAAATTGATTATCCGGATGAACGTGAAGATCCGGTTCAGGCGCTTTCCGTTCTGTTTTCATTCCCGGAATGGATGGTCCGCCGTTGGACGGAGCGCTACGGTGTGGAGTTTACGCGCTCGCTTCTGGAAGCGCTGAATCGTCCTCCCGCAACGTCTGTGCGGGTAAATACGTTGAAAATAACCCCGGAAGACTATTTTGAGATTTTGCAGGATGAAGGATTTCATCCCCAATTCGGCCTTTACTTGCGGGAATTTTTGCTTGTTCACAAGAGCCGCTGGGTCGAGAAATTCCCTTTTTATCACGAGGGTAATTTCTCCATTCAGGATGAAAGCGCCGGCCTTGTGGCTCACGTATTGGATCCACAGCCCGGGGAAACTATTTTGGATATGTGCTCAGCGCCCGGAGGAAAAACCACACACATTGCCGAATTGATGAGGAATCAGGGACGGGTCATTGCTGTGGATTTGTACGCACACCGCCTGCAGGTCGTTGAGGAGAACGCAAAACGACTGGGCTTGGATTGCATCACATCCCTGGTGGCAGACGGCCTGACACTGAGTTTAGAGCCTGTGGATCGTGTTTTGGTTGATGCGCCCTGTTCGGGCCTGGGGGTGATTGCCAAAAAGCCTGAGATTAAGTGGCGGCGGACACCCCGGGATATTCGGGAAATGGCAGACCTTCAGTCGGGTCTTCTGGAAAATGCTGCCAGGTTGGTCAAGAAAGGGGGCATCCTTGTGTACAGCACGTGCACGATTGAGCCCGAAGAAAATGACCATCAGATTGAGAAATTTTTAGAAAATCACAAAGATTTTGTTCTGGAACCTCCCGACGCATTTGTGGGTGAAAAAGTAACGGACTCCGGGAAATGGGTCAAAACCTTTCCCCATATCCACGGGGTCGACGGATCCTTTGTCGCGCGATTGAAAAGGATTTAG